One stretch of Methanosphaera sp. WGK6 DNA includes these proteins:
- a CDS encoding indole-3-glycerol-phosphate synthase produces the protein MDVIPKIIENKKKLLNKTKNKKSLNEIKKEAIDYTSTKTNNFRFQEKLNEDKHTKLIAEYKPASPSQGNISSLKVEDVIPIYNQTKVDMISVLTEESYFKSNLQNLKKATELTNKPILRKDFVIDEYMIYEAALYNASAVLLITNITPDINNCLNICEDLGLDAIVECHSKEDIDSIIEYNPKIIGINNRNLTNLTINLETTKKLQKYVPNFMISESGVNTPEDAKLLKSYGANAVLIGTSILKNNEKKGIEDVINNLSNVLKK, from the coding sequence ATGGATGTTATACCAAAAATCATAGAAAACAAAAAGAAACTTCTTAACAAAACAAAAAACAAAAAATCATTAAATGAAATCAAAAAAGAAGCTATTGATTATACATCTACAAAAACAAATAACTTCCGATTTCAAGAAAAATTAAATGAAGATAAACACACAAAATTAATTGCAGAATATAAACCAGCCAGCCCATCTCAAGGAAATATAAGTTCATTAAAAGTAGAAGATGTAATTCCAATATATAATCAAACAAAAGTAGATATGATTTCAGTCTTAACCGAAGAATCCTACTTTAAAAGTAATCTTCAAAACCTAAAAAAGGCAACAGAACTAACAAATAAACCAATACTTAGAAAAGATTTTGTTATTGATGAATACATGATATATGAAGCAGCATTATACAATGCAAGTGCAGTTCTATTAATAACAAATATAACACCAGATATTAATAACTGTTTAAATATATGTGAAGACTTAGGATTAGATGCTATAGTTGAATGTCATTCCAAAGAAGATATAGATAGTATTATAGAATATAATCCGAAAATTATTGGAATAAACAATAGAAATCTAACTAATTTAACTATTAATTTAGAAACAACTAAAAAATTACAAAAATATGTACCTAACTTTATGATTTCAGAAAGTGGAGTGAATACTCCTGAAGATGCAAAATTATTAAAAAGCTATGGTGCAAATGCAGTACTGATTGGTACCAGCATTCTTAAAAACAATGAAAAAAAAGGAATAGAAGATGTTATTAATAATTTAAGTAATGTATTGAAAAAATAG
- a CDS encoding phosphoribosylanthranilate isomerase, translated as MTIKIKVCGITNENDLKAIEKLDIDRIGFINIGRSKRNVSLDTINYLEKQLLNKRLSTLVLEPKNAYEALLKTNRTKIFNIQLHSLNCFDIRYMTWLNQYHNGERLNITKAIGLQDKVDNNKEKEIKNYCLYSDNILFDYVKDNLTGGTNTHIPIDTAVKASKIVKKYDNRTEVTLAGGLNLDYLTEIQDKLHYFDRIDLNSGVEDTPGKKNIKKIKEIVKFLRE; from the coding sequence ATGACTATAAAAATAAAAGTATGCGGAATAACTAATGAAAATGATTTAAAAGCAATTGAAAAACTAGATATTGACCGCATAGGCTTTATAAATATTGGAAGATCAAAAAGAAATGTTTCTTTAGATACTATAAACTATCTGGAAAAACAATTATTAAATAAAAGGTTAAGTACATTAGTTTTAGAGCCTAAAAATGCTTATGAAGCACTGCTTAAAACTAATAGAACAAAAATATTTAACATACAATTACATTCACTCAACTGTTTTGATATCCGATATATGACTTGGTTAAATCAATACCATAATGGAGAACGTCTAAATATCACAAAAGCAATAGGCCTACAAGACAAAGTAGATAATAATAAAGAAAAAGAAATAAAGAATTATTGTCTATACAGTGATAATATATTATTCGATTATGTTAAAGATAATTTAACTGGTGGTACAAACACACACATCCCCATAGATACTGCAGTTAAAGCAAGTAAAATCGTGAAAAAATATGATAATAGAACAGAAGTAACTTTAGCAGGTGGATTAAATTTAGATTATTTAACTGAAATACAAGATAAATTACACTACTTTGATAGGATTGATTTAAATAGTGGTGTTGAAGATACTCCTGGAAAGAAAAATATAAAAAAAATTAAAGAAATTGTTAAATTTTTAAGAGAATAA
- a CDS encoding aminodeoxychorismate/anthranilate synthase component II, translating to MILIIDNYDSFTYNLYQLVGKFTNDIQVARNDKITIDEIKKLNPNHIIISPGPGNPTKERDFGICKKIIEELKETPILGVCLGHQGIYTKYGGKILKNKPVHGKKDTIIHTKSKLFKNIPEEFEIVRYHSLICDDTAIPNDIKITSYTHDNIIMSIEHEKYPTYGIQFHPESIGSSYGDTIIKNFLDME from the coding sequence ATGATATTAATAATTGATAATTATGATTCATTCACATACAATTTATACCAATTAGTTGGAAAATTCACTAATGATATCCAAGTAGCACGAAATGATAAAATAACTATTGATGAAATAAAAAAATTAAACCCCAATCACATTATAATATCCCCAGGACCAGGTAATCCTACAAAAGAAAGAGATTTTGGAATTTGTAAAAAAATAATTGAAGAATTAAAAGAAACACCCATACTTGGTGTTTGTCTAGGACATCAAGGAATATATACAAAATATGGTGGAAAAATTCTAAAAAATAAACCAGTGCATGGAAAAAAAGATACAATTATCCATACTAAATCAAAATTATTTAAGAATATTCCAGAAGAATTTGAAATAGTAAGATATCATTCATTAATTTGTGATGATACAGCTATACCAAATGATATTAAAATTACCAGTTACACCCATGACAACATAATTATGTCAATTGAACATGAAAAATACCCTACTTATGGTATACAATTCCATCCAGAATCAATAGGAAGTTCATATGGTGATACTATAATAAAAAACTTTTTAGATATGGAATGA